A stretch of the Aquipuribacter hungaricus genome encodes the following:
- a CDS encoding adenylyltransferase/cytidyltransferase family protein codes for MTRVGYVPGVFDMFHIGHLTILRRAREQCDRLVAGVVTDDVVEQAKGVRPIVPFVERLEIVRSVGIVDDAVPDTASDKTVAWRANPFDVIFKGDDWQGTPKGDRLEADLGALGVDVVYFPYTEHTSSTMLRDVLTRLATSL; via the coding sequence GTGACACGAGTCGGCTACGTGCCCGGCGTCTTCGACATGTTCCACATCGGTCACCTGACCATCCTGCGCAGGGCGCGGGAGCAGTGCGACCGGCTCGTGGCCGGCGTCGTCACCGACGACGTCGTCGAGCAGGCGAAGGGGGTGCGCCCCATCGTCCCCTTCGTCGAGCGGCTGGAGATCGTGCGGTCGGTCGGCATCGTCGACGACGCCGTCCCCGACACGGCGTCGGACAAGACGGTGGCCTGGCGGGCGAACCCCTTCGACGTCATCTTCAAGGGCGACGACTGGCAGGGGACGCCCAAGGGGGACCGGCTCGAGGCGGACCTCGGCGCCCTCGGGGTCGACGTCGTCTACTTCCCCTACACCGAGCACACCTCGAGCACGATGCTGCGGGACGTCCTCACCAGGCTGGCGACCTCCCTCTGA